The proteins below come from a single Zea mays cultivar B73 chromosome 8, Zm-B73-REFERENCE-NAM-5.0, whole genome shotgun sequence genomic window:
- the LOC100383621 gene encoding uncharacterized isoform X1: protein MATAARKGSSSRSAAAAAATVAVLFLTVVSAAGGAAATPRRLLVDTDMDTDDLLGLLYLLKQNRSEIDVKAITISANAWSDAGHAVNHLYDMLYMMGRDDIPVGVGGDGGISYAGDVQRDVGGYLPLIDQGMSTDGGCRYRQAIPLSGRLDVDTNSGVRKGFLPRGSRAYRPLRQPTAQRVMADALSAGPTSVLLLGTHTNLALLLMSRPRLRRNVERVYVSGGAVRAAGNLFTAAAANPVAEFNVFGDPFAAYLVLHSGVPITMIPLDATNTIPVTEAFYSEFQRRQRTYEAQYCLLSLDGALARQRRRSDSHDNTGFYLWDPFAVGVAISSMRHGDGETSNEFAELEYMNVTVVTSNKPYGARDDGSNPFFDGRTTPKFGLREGGVHSGHVETGIRDPFCLVPGSNRGRCQDGYTKEVAGPEAVQMLVATRARPNTNKSSPLDKKFMETFLEVLNLPQNTGRFNISTQFPYYREVLYKPDSIMNVTRRGGKPKPVVFDMDMSPGDFVSLICLLKEPRHEIDLKAVLVNGNGWANSASIDIVYDVLHMMGRDDIPVGLGNATALGSPTLGCNNSYAIPQGSGGFVDSDTLYGLARSLPRSPRRFISDDLDHPERRHPSAFDVWRSVRKQLGPGQKITALTSGPLTNLASIISLSDMDAGSVIERVYVVGGVVRDGGDDRGNVFTVPSNRYAEFNMFLDPLAAKTVLESGLNITLIPLNVQRKVSSFEGVLGALKQHTQHTPESKLVRRLLLLLQQLQREQRKFYHHMDIFLGEVLGAVYMVQGSNLEPSVEVKSICIVANTTESINGLILVKKSAKPVDVLYSLNTGAYYDHLANSLVNHKQSAPIGSFGEQKAIWSRPQKHLGTDIAKDRK, encoded by the exons ATGGCGACGGCGGCGAGGAAAGGGAGCAGCAGCAGGAGTGCCGCGGCGGCGGCCGCGACTGTGGCCGTGTTGTTCCTCACAGTAGTATCGGCCGCCGGCGGTGCTGCGGCTACTCCGCGGCGGCTCCTGGTGGACACGGACATGGACACCGACGACTTGCTCGGGCTTCTCTACCTCCTCAAGCAGAACCGGTCCGAGATCGACGTCAAG GCCATTACCATCAGCGCCAACGCGTGGAGCGACGCCGGGCACGCCGTCAACCATCTCTACGACATGCTCTACATGATGGGCCGCGACGACATCCCCGTCGGCGTGGGCGGCGACGGCGGGATATCCTACGCCGGCGACGTGCAACGCGACGTCGGTGGCTACCTACCACTGATCGACCAG GGCATGTCGACGGACGGCGGCTGCCGGTACCGGCAGGCCATCCCGCTCTCGGGCCGGCTGGACGTCGACACGAACTCCGGGGTCCGGAAGGGCTTCCTCCCGCGGGGCTCCCGGGCGTACCGGCCGCTCCGGCAGCCCACGGCGCAGCGGGTGATGGCGGACGCGCTGTCCGCCGGCCCGACCTCGGTGCTCCTCCTGGGCACGCACACCAACCTCGCGCTCCTCCTGATGTCGCGCCCGCGCCTGAGGCGGAACGTGGAGCGCGTCTACGTCTCCGGCGGCGCCGTGAGGGCGGCGGGCAACCTGTTCACGGCCGCCGCCGCCAACCCGGTCGCCGAGTTCAACGTCTTCGGCGACCCCTTCGCCGCCTACCTGGTGCTCCACTCCGGCGTCCCGATCACTATGATCCCTCTCGACGCCACCAACACCATCCCCGTGACGGAGGCGTTCTACTCCGAGTTCCAGCGGCGCCAGAGGACGTACGAGGCACAGTACTGTCTCCTGTCGCTGGACGGGGCTCTGGCGCGGCAGAGGAGGCGGTCCGACAGCCATGACAACACG GGCTTCTACTTGTGGGATCCCTTCGCCGTCGGGGTGGCCATCTCCAGCATGCGCCATGGCGATGGCGAAACCAGCAACGAGTTTGCCGAGCTTGAGTACATGAACGTCACCGTGGTAACGTCCAACAAACCTTACGGTGCGCGTGACGACGGCTCTAACCCCTTTTTCGATGGACGAACTACTCCCAAGTTTGGGCTGCGAGAGGGTGGAGTTCACAGCGGCCATGTTGAGACCGGGATAAGAGACCCCTTCTGCCTGGTGCCCGGAAGCAACCGAGGCAGATGCCAA GATGGGTACACTAAAGAAGTGGCCGGTCCAGAAGCAGTGCAGATGCTTGTGGCAACGAGGGCGAGGCCGAACACCAACAAAAGTAGCCCACTGGACAAGAAATTTATGGAGACCTTCCTAGAG GTTCTAAATCTCCCCCAAAACACTGGACGTTTCAACATAAGCACACAGTTTCCGTACTATAGAGAGGTTCTCTACAAGCCGGATTCCATCATGAACGTGACCCGCAGGGGCGGGAAGCCAAAGCCAGTCGTTTTTGACATGGACATGAGCCCTGGGGACTTCGTGTCGCTCATATGCCTCCTGAAAGAACCCAGACACGAGATCGATCTGAAG GCTGTTTTGGTCAACGGGAACGGCTGGGCTAACAGCGCTAGCATTGACATCGTGTACGACGTCCTGCATATGATGGGCCGTGACGACATCCCAGTCGGCCTTGGCAATGCCACTGCGCTGGGCAGCCCGACGCTTGGGTGCAACAATTCCTACGCGATCCCGCAAGGGAGTGGTGGGTTTGTAGATTCAGACACGCTGTATGGACTGGCTCGGTCGTTGCCGAGGAGTCCTCGAAG GTTCATCTCTGATGATCTAGACCATCCCGAGCGCCGGCACCCGAGCGCTTTCGATGTTTGGCGGTCAGTTAGGAAGCAGCTCGGTCCAGGCCAGAAGATCACGGCTCTTACCAGCGGACCTCTCACCAATCTAGCCAGCATTATTTCACTGTCTGACATGGACGCCGGCTCTGTCATAGAG AGAGTTTATGTTGTCGGTGGAGTGGTTAGAGATGGAGGTGATGACAGGGGAAACGTGTTCACCGTTCCCTCCAACAGATACGCGGAGTTCAACATGTTCCTGGATCCGCTGGCCGCAAAGACGGTGCTAGAATCTGGTCTAAATATCACGCTCATTCCTCTCAACGTGCAGCGGAAGGTTTCTTCATTTGAGGGCGTCCTCGGAGCTCTGAAGCAACACACCCAGCATACTCCCGAGTCAAAGCTTGTGCGCCGTTTGCTGTTGCTGCTCCAGCAGCTCCAGAGGGAACAACGGAAATTCTATCACCACATG GACATATTTCTTGGAGAAGTTCTTGGCGCAGTTTACATGGTCCAAGGATCTAACTTGGAGCCCTCTGTGGAAGTGAAGTCAATATGCATTGTTGCCAACACAACCGAAAGCATAAATGGGCTTATTTTGGTCAAGAAGAGCGCAAAGCCAGTGGATGTATTGTATAGTTTGAATACTGGAGCATATTACGACCACCTGGCAAATTCTTTGGTTAACCATAAGCAATCTGCTCCTATTGGCAGCTTTGGAGAGCAAAAGGCAATTTGGAGCAGGCCACAAAAACATTTAGGGACGGACATAGCAAAGGATAGAAAATAA
- the LOC100383621 gene encoding uncharacterized LOC100383621, with product MQAITISANAWSDAGHAVNHLYDMLYMMGRDDIPVGVGGDGGISYAGDVQRDVGGYLPLIDQGMSTDGGCRYRQAIPLSGRLDVDTNSGVRKGFLPRGSRAYRPLRQPTAQRVMADALSAGPTSVLLLGTHTNLALLLMSRPRLRRNVERVYVSGGAVRAAGNLFTAAAANPVAEFNVFGDPFAAYLVLHSGVPITMIPLDATNTIPVTEAFYSEFQRRQRTYEAQYCLLSLDGALARQRRRSDSHDNTGFYLWDPFAVGVAISSMRHGDGETSNEFAELEYMNVTVVTSNKPYGARDDGSNPFFDGRTTPKFGLREGGVHSGHVETGIRDPFCLVPGSNRGRCQDGYTKEVAGPEAVQMLVATRARPNTNKSSPLDKKFMETFLEVLNLPQNTGRFNISTQFPYYREVLYKPDSIMNVTRRGGKPKPVVFDMDMSPGDFVSLICLLKEPRHEIDLKAVLVNGNGWANSASIDIVYDVLHMMGRDDIPVGLGNATALGSPTLGCNNSYAIPQGSGGFVDSDTLYGLARSLPRSPRRFISDDLDHPERRHPSAFDVWRSVRKQLGPGQKITALTSGPLTNLASIISLSDMDAGSVIERVYVVGGVVRDGGDDRGNVFTVPSNRYAEFNMFLDPLAAKTVLESGLNITLIPLNVQRKVSSFEGVLGALKQHTQHTPESKLVRRLLLLLQQLQREQRKFYHHMDIFLGEVLGAVYMVQGSNLEPSVEVKSICIVANTTESINGLILVKKSAKPVDVLYSLNTGAYYDHLANSLVNHKQSAPIGSFGEQKAIWSRPQKHLGTDIAKDRK from the exons ATGCAGGCCATTACCATCAGCGCCAACGCGTGGAGCGACGCCGGGCACGCCGTCAACCATCTCTACGACATGCTCTACATGATGGGCCGCGACGACATCCCCGTCGGCGTGGGCGGCGACGGCGGGATATCCTACGCCGGCGACGTGCAACGCGACGTCGGTGGCTACCTACCACTGATCGACCAG GGCATGTCGACGGACGGCGGCTGCCGGTACCGGCAGGCCATCCCGCTCTCGGGCCGGCTGGACGTCGACACGAACTCCGGGGTCCGGAAGGGCTTCCTCCCGCGGGGCTCCCGGGCGTACCGGCCGCTCCGGCAGCCCACGGCGCAGCGGGTGATGGCGGACGCGCTGTCCGCCGGCCCGACCTCGGTGCTCCTCCTGGGCACGCACACCAACCTCGCGCTCCTCCTGATGTCGCGCCCGCGCCTGAGGCGGAACGTGGAGCGCGTCTACGTCTCCGGCGGCGCCGTGAGGGCGGCGGGCAACCTGTTCACGGCCGCCGCCGCCAACCCGGTCGCCGAGTTCAACGTCTTCGGCGACCCCTTCGCCGCCTACCTGGTGCTCCACTCCGGCGTCCCGATCACTATGATCCCTCTCGACGCCACCAACACCATCCCCGTGACGGAGGCGTTCTACTCCGAGTTCCAGCGGCGCCAGAGGACGTACGAGGCACAGTACTGTCTCCTGTCGCTGGACGGGGCTCTGGCGCGGCAGAGGAGGCGGTCCGACAGCCATGACAACACG GGCTTCTACTTGTGGGATCCCTTCGCCGTCGGGGTGGCCATCTCCAGCATGCGCCATGGCGATGGCGAAACCAGCAACGAGTTTGCCGAGCTTGAGTACATGAACGTCACCGTGGTAACGTCCAACAAACCTTACGGTGCGCGTGACGACGGCTCTAACCCCTTTTTCGATGGACGAACTACTCCCAAGTTTGGGCTGCGAGAGGGTGGAGTTCACAGCGGCCATGTTGAGACCGGGATAAGAGACCCCTTCTGCCTGGTGCCCGGAAGCAACCGAGGCAGATGCCAA GATGGGTACACTAAAGAAGTGGCCGGTCCAGAAGCAGTGCAGATGCTTGTGGCAACGAGGGCGAGGCCGAACACCAACAAAAGTAGCCCACTGGACAAGAAATTTATGGAGACCTTCCTAGAG GTTCTAAATCTCCCCCAAAACACTGGACGTTTCAACATAAGCACACAGTTTCCGTACTATAGAGAGGTTCTCTACAAGCCGGATTCCATCATGAACGTGACCCGCAGGGGCGGGAAGCCAAAGCCAGTCGTTTTTGACATGGACATGAGCCCTGGGGACTTCGTGTCGCTCATATGCCTCCTGAAAGAACCCAGACACGAGATCGATCTGAAG GCTGTTTTGGTCAACGGGAACGGCTGGGCTAACAGCGCTAGCATTGACATCGTGTACGACGTCCTGCATATGATGGGCCGTGACGACATCCCAGTCGGCCTTGGCAATGCCACTGCGCTGGGCAGCCCGACGCTTGGGTGCAACAATTCCTACGCGATCCCGCAAGGGAGTGGTGGGTTTGTAGATTCAGACACGCTGTATGGACTGGCTCGGTCGTTGCCGAGGAGTCCTCGAAG GTTCATCTCTGATGATCTAGACCATCCCGAGCGCCGGCACCCGAGCGCTTTCGATGTTTGGCGGTCAGTTAGGAAGCAGCTCGGTCCAGGCCAGAAGATCACGGCTCTTACCAGCGGACCTCTCACCAATCTAGCCAGCATTATTTCACTGTCTGACATGGACGCCGGCTCTGTCATAGAG AGAGTTTATGTTGTCGGTGGAGTGGTTAGAGATGGAGGTGATGACAGGGGAAACGTGTTCACCGTTCCCTCCAACAGATACGCGGAGTTCAACATGTTCCTGGATCCGCTGGCCGCAAAGACGGTGCTAGAATCTGGTCTAAATATCACGCTCATTCCTCTCAACGTGCAGCGGAAGGTTTCTTCATTTGAGGGCGTCCTCGGAGCTCTGAAGCAACACACCCAGCATACTCCCGAGTCAAAGCTTGTGCGCCGTTTGCTGTTGCTGCTCCAGCAGCTCCAGAGGGAACAACGGAAATTCTATCACCACATG GACATATTTCTTGGAGAAGTTCTTGGCGCAGTTTACATGGTCCAAGGATCTAACTTGGAGCCCTCTGTGGAAGTGAAGTCAATATGCATTGTTGCCAACACAACCGAAAGCATAAATGGGCTTATTTTGGTCAAGAAGAGCGCAAAGCCAGTGGATGTATTGTATAGTTTGAATACTGGAGCATATTACGACCACCTGGCAAATTCTTTGGTTAACCATAAGCAATCTGCTCCTATTGGCAGCTTTGGAGAGCAAAAGGCAATTTGGAGCAGGCCACAAAAACATTTAGGGACGGACATAGCAAAGGATAGAAAATAA